Below is a genomic region from Jiangella gansuensis DSM 44835.
TGGTTCCCCTACCAGTTCGACTTCACCGTCCAGGGTGACGTCGACTACGTCGCGGAGGCGCCGTGGTACTCGGCGATGGCGCAGGGACAGGCGCTCAGCCTGTTCGCGCGACTGGCCGACGCCACCGGCGACGCGCGCTGGCGGGAGGCCGCGGACGCGACGTTCGCCGGTTTCCTGGTCGAGCCGCATCCGGACGAGCCGTGGGGGACCTGGGTCGACGACACGGGCAGCCTGTGGCTGGAGGAGTATCCGCGCTGGCCGGCTTCCAGCAGTTCTCGGGTCCTCAACGGCCACATGTTCGCCGCGCTGGGGTTGTACGACTACCACTGGCTGACCGCGTCCGCACAGGCCCGGGAGTTGTACGACGGCGCCCTGACCACGGTCCTGGAGACGTTCGAGACCGGCTTCCGCCGGCCCGGCTGGGTGAGCGAGTACTCGCTGTTCCACGCCCGGCCGAACGCCCGGTACCACCAGATCCACATCGGTGAGCTGCTCACCCTGTACCGGCAGACGGCACACGTGGCCTTCGCCGCCATGGCCGACGAGCTACGCGCCGACTTCCCGGCGCCGGCGCAGAGCGGCACGATGCAGCTGGCCGCCGGCGCCCACGTGCTGTACCGCTTCGGGCGGGACGGCAGGATCGCCGAGCATCGCGAGATCGAGCTCGACGACGCCTCATCCGCGCCCGTCGACACACGGCAGCGCATCGAGGGCCGCGGCATCCACCTGCGGGTGTCCGGCGGACCGTACGACGGGTGGTGGCTGGAGGAGCGGGCCGGCCAGCGCTACGTCATGGGGCCGGTCGTCGTGCACGACTACGACCCGCCGCGCCGTTTCACCCTCGAACCGGGCACCTACACCGGCGTCAGGTACGACGGGGACGGTGTGCGGTCCGGTGAACAGACGGCCGCGTTCGCCGAACGCACGGCCGCCACGTTCGACGCCAGCGCCGTCGTCGACGGGACACCGTCCATCCGGGTGGCCGACGGGGTCCTGGCCGGCCACTGGCTGCCGGTGACCGCCGCCGTGACGCTGGACGCACCGGGCGAGGCCGGCGGTGGCGGCTGACCGAGCGGCCACCGCCGGTTGCCGCACCGATGAATCCTCCATGAACCCTGCCTCGAACAGGCACTTCGCTGTCGATCTTCGCGTTGTGCCCTGTCACCGTGGAGGTCGTGACGGAGTCGCGGTACGGAGCCGAACCCCGATTGCTGGCCATCGCCCACCGGGGTGGGGCGGGCCTGGCACCCGAGAACACCCTGGTGGCCTTCGAGCGTTCGTACGCGCTCGGGCTGCGGTACCTCGAGACCGACGTTCGGGTCACCGCCGACGGTGTCTGTCTTGCCTTCCATGACGCCCGGCTGGACCGGGTCACCGACGGACACGGCCCGGTCCGGCGGCGTACCTGGGCGGAGGTCAGCCGGCTGACGGTGCTGGGCACGCAGCCGGTGGCCCGGCTCGACGACGTGCTGACAGCGTTCCCGGACGCCCGGTTCGTGATCGACGTCAAGGACGAGGCCGCGGTCGGGCCGCTGGCCCGTGTGTTGCGGGAGACCCGGGCGGTGGACCGGGTGTGTGTGGCCGGGGCCTGGGACGGCTGGCTGGCGGCGCTGCGCGCGGAACTCGGCCCGGGGCTGGCGTGCGCGCTGGGCTGGCGGTCGCTGGTCTCGTGGCTGGCCTGCTCGCACGGACGGGTCGCGGCGCCGCGGCGGCTGGCGAACGGTGGCTTCGTGCACGTTCCGCTGCGCTGGGGTAGGCTGCCGGTATTCATCGACCGTCTGGTCGGAGGCGCCCATGACCTGGGGCTGCGCCTCATCGTATGGACGGTCGACGACCCAGCTTCGATGCGCCGGCTGATCAGTGCGGGCGTCGACGGGGTCATCACCGATCGGCCGGATGTGCTGCGGGAGGTGATGATCGCCGAGGGTCGTTGGCCACGCACCGTTTACGCGGACAGCGACGATCGGTAGCGTTGGTTGGACGTCCAACTAGTTTCGCGAAGGGAAGCACCCGCCATGGCAGCGACCGCACCGGCTCTGGAGTTCTCGACGACGCTCGCGTCGAACCCGGTACCGGCCGAGCGCCGGTCGCAGATCCTGGCCAGCCCCGGGTTCGGCACCAACTTCACCGACCACATGGTCACCGCCACCTGGACACCGGACGGCTGGCACGACGCCGGGCTGCGCCCCTACGCGCCGCTGGCACTCGACCCGGCCACCGCCGTGCTCCACTACGCGCAGGCGATCTTCGAAGGGCTCAAGGCGTACCGGCACGACGACGGCTCCATCTGGGCGTTCCGGCCGCGGGCCAACGGCGAGCGGATGCGCGCCAGCGCCGCCCGGATGGCACTGCCGGACCTGCCGGCCGAGTCTTTCGTCGAAGCCATCGAGTTGCTGGTGCGGGCCGACGCCGACTGGGTGCCGTCCGGCGGCGAGGCCAGCCTGTACCTGCGGCCGTTCATGTTCGCCTCCGAGGTGTTCCTCGGCGTGCGCCCGGCCAAGCAGGTGACGTTCTGCGTCATCGCGTCGCCGGCCGGTGCGTACTTCTCCTCCGGGGTCAAGCCGGTCGACATCTGGCTGTCCGCCGAGTACACGCGGGCCGCGCCGGGCGGCACCGGCGCCGCCAAGTGCGCGGGCAACTACGCCGCCAGCCTGGTCGCCCAGCAGGAG
It encodes:
- a CDS encoding D-glucuronyl C5-epimerase family protein, whose amino-acid sequence is MGGRLAVLAAGVAVAVAAGFVGWLVGPERGSGPGNGGAVAEAPDVPPGDEAGDGEGGVPDDDGATAGSAHHPDGDYAITGLTLRLGEELPPYPGASAAGREDDGDHDEHGVRMVELDGVLHDHPVAQAQYGLRNLTAYQQTGDPFFLDRAVMQAQRLVHRRVVSRQAWWFPYQFDFTVQGDVDYVAEAPWYSAMAQGQALSLFARLADATGDARWREAADATFAGFLVEPHPDEPWGTWVDDTGSLWLEEYPRWPASSSSRVLNGHMFAALGLYDYHWLTASAQARELYDGALTTVLETFETGFRRPGWVSEYSLFHARPNARYHQIHIGELLTLYRQTAHVAFAAMADELRADFPAPAQSGTMQLAAGAHVLYRFGRDGRIAEHREIELDDASSAPVDTRQRIEGRGIHLRVSGGPYDGWWLEERAGQRYVMGPVVVHDYDPPRRFTLEPGTYTGVRYDGDGVRSGEQTAAFAERTAATFDASAVVDGTPSIRVADGVLAGHWLPVTAAVTLDAPGEAGGGG
- a CDS encoding glycerophosphodiester phosphodiesterase family protein, coding for MTESRYGAEPRLLAIAHRGGAGLAPENTLVAFERSYALGLRYLETDVRVTADGVCLAFHDARLDRVTDGHGPVRRRTWAEVSRLTVLGTQPVARLDDVLTAFPDARFVIDVKDEAAVGPLARVLRETRAVDRVCVAGAWDGWLAALRAELGPGLACALGWRSLVSWLACSHGRVAAPRRLANGGFVHVPLRWGRLPVFIDRLVGGAHDLGLRLIVWTVDDPASMRRLISAGVDGVITDRPDVLREVMIAEGRWPRTVYADSDDR
- a CDS encoding branched-chain amino acid aminotransferase yields the protein MAATAPALEFSTTLASNPVPAERRSQILASPGFGTNFTDHMVTATWTPDGWHDAGLRPYAPLALDPATAVLHYAQAIFEGLKAYRHDDGSIWAFRPRANGERMRASAARMALPDLPAESFVEAIELLVRADADWVPSGGEASLYLRPFMFASEVFLGVRPAKQVTFCVIASPAGAYFSSGVKPVDIWLSAEYTRAAPGGTGAAKCAGNYAASLVAQQEAIEHGCDQVCFLDAVERKWVEELGGMNLYFVHANGTIVTPELTGTILEGITRDSIIQLAADRGHKVDERRVSIDEWREGVASGDITEVFACGTAAVVTPIGRLAWDGGDVSTGAEPGPVTQEIRSALLDVQYGRAEDPHGWMHRIV